ACTCGCGTTTCCCGTGAGATGCTCGCCTACATAGACGACTCGACTGCGGCACCCGTTGCGGGACTGGCGCTCGTCTCGACCTGGATAGGCTACGAGGTCGGTCTCATCGGCGACGCCTTCAAGGACCTCAACGTTGACTACGGCGCCTACGTCGCCTGGATGCACAGCGTTCCCTTCAGGTTCTACTCGATACTCGCGATAATACTGGTCTTCATCGTGGCCTTCACCCACAGGCACTACGGCCCGATGCTCCACGCTGAGTACCGCGCCAGGACCGAGGGCAAAGTCCTCCGCGACGGTGCGAAGCCGCTCATGACAACCGAGGTTGACCTCGGCATGCCGAAGGAGGACGGCAGCGTCCACATATTCATCTGGCCGATACTGACGCTCATATTCGTCACCCTCTACGGCATGTGGTACACCGGCGGCGGTGGCGCGGCCTACGCTGAAGGCGGCCTCATGGAGGTCCTTGGAAACTCCGACTCCGCCCTGGCGCTTCTCTGGGGTTCCTTCGCGATGGTCGTGGTTGCCTTCTTCCTCGTCTTGGTCATGAAGCGCATGACCATCGAGGAGGCCGAGGACGCCATCGTCCGCGGAATGAAGCAGATGGTCATAGCCAACACGATACTGCTCTTGGCGTGGAGCATCAAGAGCGCCACCGACGCCGTCGGGACCGCCCCATACATCGTTGACATCGCCAAGAGCGCCGGCGTCACCGGCAGCTGGGTGCCGCTGATAGTGTTCCTCATCGCCATGTTCATCTCCTTCACGACCGGAACGAGCTGGGGAACCTTCAGCATCATGCTGCCCATCGCCATACCGCTCGCCTACGGCGTTACGGGCTACGTTGGCCCGGAGGTCTTCGCGGCCATCGGTGCGGTCTTCGCAGGAGGTATCTTCGGTGACCACTGCTCACCGATCA
Above is a window of Thermococcus celericrescens DNA encoding:
- a CDS encoding Na+/H+ antiporter NhaC family protein — its product is MSDFGILSLLPPLVAIILAIWTKRVILALFAGVWIGGVMVSGWNPVTGTTQTLDWIVGNAIDDWNVKILLFDFLIGAGVGLIYKSGGAMAIGRALASKVRSSRGAAMMGWLLGVLIFFDDYTNTIIVGNTMRPITDRTRVSREMLAYIDDSTAAPVAGLALVSTWIGYEVGLIGDAFKDLNVDYGAYVAWMHSVPFRFYSILAIILVFIVAFTHRHYGPMLHAEYRARTEGKVLRDGAKPLMTTEVDLGMPKEDGSVHIFIWPILTLIFVTLYGMWYTGGGGAAYAEGGLMEVLGNSDSALALLWGSFAMVVVAFFLVLVMKRMTIEEAEDAIVRGMKQMVIANTILLLAWSIKSATDAVGTAPYIVDIAKSAGVTGSWVPLIVFLIAMFISFTTGTSWGTFSIMLPIAIPLAYGVTGYVGPEVFAAIGAVFAGGIFGDHCSPISDTTIMSSMFSGSDHIDHVTTQVPYAVTASSVGVFLYILFGFGVHSWAVLLPLGLILLVGAWYFLSEWYGKKYGIPHGKVPVYVAEE